From the genome of Deltaproteobacteria bacterium:
CGAGCCGTATCGAGGGTTTTATCGTCCACGCGAAACACCAGATCGGAAAAGGTTCCAACCGGATTCAGCGAGGTTGAAATATTTTCGCGATAGAACCGGGCCAGTCGCGGATCGACACTCTTCAGAGATTCGTAAACGGCTGTGTCGTTAACACGATGAAGGTAGAGTTCTTCCATGCCGGTGCGAATCACTTTGGGCGTTCCACCTACAGCGCTCGCCTCGCCCGTTCCCCCGCCCGAACTCCCCTTTCCTCTCCGCGGCGTACCGCCACTGCGCGGCTTTCCCGACCCGCTCGATGGACCGGCGCCGCCATTGCCTCCACCGCCGCCGCCTTGAGGGCCTTGGGGGGGTTCGGGGGGGATTGTCAATACAGAAAGCCTGTCTTTGAGCTTTTGGGCATACTCGACCTCCGAATCACCCGGTTGCATGGCAAAAGGGGAAGCGCTTCCCGGATTGATGTCGATGGCATCCACTTCCTTGGCCAGGGTGAAAGCAATTTCCTGTTCCGACAAAAGCGGTTCACCCCTGCCACTTCGTTGCGCATTCATTTCCGCAATCACAATCCTTTCGATCAATTCCCTGAACTCCGGCCGCCCCTTTTTAAGTCCCTGCGTCGGTTGTGCAAAGGGGGTTTCTCCCGGAACGATCACGGTCCCCCGCAAGGCCGCAAGGGCGGGACGCGCCCTGGCCAATTGCATGTCCAGATATCTCAAGTGGTCGCTTGCCGCCTCCGTAACCGAAGCGCCGCCGATATCAACGGTAATCGTGACATTTCCACGGTTATCATAGTCTTCCTTCAAATCCATCTGGCGCATCTCGGCGGCCATCGCATAGCGGCCGCTCATCTCCCAGTGCGTGCGGTTGTCGGCCGGTTTTTTGAGCCATTCAATTTCAGCCCGCGTCACCGTCAGCTCCGCCATCCTATCCCTGACCTGCTGGAGCACCCCCTCGCTTTGAATGGCGTCATAAATCTCTTTCATGCCAACCGTGGAAGGGATGTCCCCCAATTCCCTCTCGTATTCGGTGATTTTTTCTTCCAGTTTGGTCCGTCTGTCGTCGGCCCCCTTCTTTGTCGGGCTCATGGCGTCGATGTCATTTTGGGCCACCGAAATTCTCCCCTCGAGGCCCTGTCGTCGGGCCTTCAGCGAGGCCCCGGCCCGGTCGAGGGCATCGATGTCCTTTCGCGGATGGGCCCGGAGGGGCTGTTCCCTTTCGGTTGTGTCGTAAATCTGGTCCAAAATTGCGCGGTCGTAGGTGATTCCATGCGCGGCCTCCAGTTCCGGAAGACGCGCCTCAAGAATTTCCCGTGTCTCCGCGGCGTTGGACTCCGATTTTTCGTAAAAGGTACAACGGTCTTGATAGGCCTCGTCTTCAGAAAATACGGCCACTTCACCCCACAGCCGGCCATTTTCCTTGTAACCGGTGGTTGTCATCACAACGCTGACATCGCCGCGGGCCATGTAGGGTTTCAAGAGGTTATTCATATCGATATTTCCATCGCCCGATTTTCCGGCCCCCACAATCATGTGCCCTTCGTCAAACACCAAAATAGGACGCAGTCCGCTTGTCTTGGCCGCGCTGACGGCATCATCGATCAACTTGTCCACGTTTTGTTCAAAACCGCCGCGAAGCTGGGCCCCCTTGAACAGTTTGGCGATGAGGATCAAACGAACCTGCTGGCCGTATTGGCCCCGCGCAACCATTTCTTTGGCCACCGCCTCGGCCAACGTTGTTTTGCCGCTCCCTTTGCGCCCCCAGATAACCACGTTGGGGGTCATCTTCTTGCTGGTAATCCCGAGGACCTTGTCGACATCTTTCTCCATTCCCGTTCCCACGATGTTGGGAAGCCTTCCTTCCATGGCCTCCTGGTTAAGATCGATATAAAAATCCTTCGGTTGAGGCACCACATTTCCCCAGACATCGCGCTCGATGCCGTCTTTGCCCACACCGGCCAAGCCGGCGCCCATGATCCCTCTCGCGCCCTGGTTCTTTCTGTGAAGATAGAGCTGGAGCAACGCATTGCCCCCCATGCTGGCGGCGATGAGAGCGCCAATACCAATGGCTACCGTCACGTTTTTATGCCCCGCCTCGCCCGGATTATGCCTGTGGGCCTCCTCCACTGTAGAAGCGACGGCTCCGACAAATTTGGCCAGTTCTTTTTGCCCCTCCTCATCCAGATCCCCCAAAAGCAGTTTAAGGCCGGGGTAGTCGTCGAAATCCACCTCTCCCTTTTTCAATTGGGCTTGGAATTCTCCAAGTCGGGGGATTGCCGCGATTAATTTTTCGTGCGACTGGTCGGTAAAGATAACCACGTCGTCTCCGTTGACCTTGGCCTCGGTGATGGGGAAGCCGGCCACTTCGATAAGCAACAGGCGGACGAGATCCGCATAAAATTTCTGGAACGCCGGGTCCTGAAAAACGGCAGAGTCCAAAGCCAACGTACTGCGGTGGACCGCCTGATCAATCGGAAGCCCTTGCCCCAGCGGAATCATCAGTTTTTCGTTTTCATAGAAAAAGATATTTCCATCCTCCGATTTGGCAATGCCGTAGAGTTCCCGCAGTTTTGTCTGTTCTTCGGCCCATGCCAAAAGCTCCGGCGTAAAATAGCGCGGATAAGCCCCCAGGCTTCTTTCGATGGTGGGCGGCGTGAAATAGTCCGGTTGCGCCATTGTCCTTGGGTCCCCCATGGTCCAGCGATCGAGGATCTCGCGGGCGGAAGGGAAGGGAACCCCCACGGGAGCCATCCGGCCCTCTTCCTCGAGCACTGCCTGGGTTTTTCCGGCCTGATCGGTCTGCGAGTACAACGCGACCGTCGCCACATCGGGGGAAAAGGCCGATATATCGGGAAGCGACTCCAAAAAGGCCTCGTTGAACGGTTTTTCCGCCTCGTCGCGCGCCTTTAAAAATTCATCCTCGGTAAACTTGACCGTTGCGGAAAAATTTCCGGTATTAATGTTTCCCAACGATCCGTCATCATCCGCAAAATGCCAGCGAAGAGTGACATATTTCCCCGGCAGGGAGGTCGGCGCCTTAAGAGGAAGATATGCCATCTCTTCGGACTTCGTCATCGCCGGCGAGGCAAGCGACTCAAGGCGCCACACAAACCCCTCTAATCCCCAATGGTGTCCATCAGAATCCACGCCGCCAATGGGGCCGGAAATAGCGACTTGGGCGATAATACCACTTTCATTCATATGCACCGGAACCATGTCATAATCCAAACCGGTCAGCCCCCAGACCTTTTGCACCGTCTCATCCCAAAAAGTCTCCCACGCCTCCGCTTCGATAAGATAGGGGAGGACAAAAGACGCTTCCACATTTTGAAGGGTGGAATAGGCAGTTTGAACCTCTTTTTCGTCGTAAATGTTCAGCGCCTTGAATTTTTCCAGATGTTCCGGGTTTGGTTTGGCGGTTGTTTCTCGCGCAAACCGGCCAAGATTGGAAAGGTCCGGCGCGCTGATTTTGTACTTGTCGGGGGCAGACAAATTTTTGCCCCTCCAGTCGAGAAAGGCCTTCAACTGACCCCACTCCTTCCCGCCGATTTCTTTTTTGAAGCTGATTTTAATCCGGTTGGGAGTGGGTGAATCGGAAAAAACACCTTTTTCAACAGTGATATTGCCTTCAAAAATTTTTTCCAGTTCGCCGGTCGCCTCCGCATTGGCGCCCAGGTACACCGTAAAACCGCCGGGGTTTTGCATATTCTCGATCAGGGCACGCAGATCGAGGTCGTCGGGATTTTTAAGATAAGCGTCTTTCTTGCCGGTTCCCCACTTCGAGGTGAGAAATTTGCCTTTAAAGGCCTCAAACCCGTCGGCGCTGAAATTAACCGCATATAAACCGCCAAAAAGCGTTTCGGTCTCGGTAAAAACACCCGATTCAAAACCCTTGGACTCCTCTTCGTCCGCGGGCGTTGCCGGATCTTCATCGTAGTGGCCGTCATCCAGATTGTCGATTTCCTCGGCCGTTTTGGGACCCACGGTGATGTAGAATAACTTATCCATAAGAAGATTTAAGCGCCTTGCCAAACAATGTCTTTATCGGCAATTTTCAAAAAAAGTTGCGTGGAATTTTTGGGGGGGCGGATAAGGATCGGTGATGTTAGTCTAACTATTTGATATCTCTTATGTATTATTTCAAGATGACTTGACTGGTCAGATTGTCTCTGGTAGAG
Proteins encoded in this window:
- a CDS encoding ATP-dependent Clp protease ATP-binding subunit: MDKLFYITVGPKTAEEIDNLDDGHYDEDPATPADEEESKGFESGVFTETETLFGGLYAVNFSADGFEAFKGKFLTSKWGTGKKDAYLKNPDDLDLRALIENMQNPGGFTVYLGANAEATGELEKIFEGNITVEKGVFSDSPTPNRIKISFKKEIGGKEWGQLKAFLDWRGKNLSAPDKYKISAPDLSNLGRFARETTAKPNPEHLEKFKALNIYDEKEVQTAYSTLQNVEASFVLPYLIEAEAWETFWDETVQKVWGLTGLDYDMVPVHMNESGIIAQVAISGPIGGVDSDGHHWGLEGFVWRLESLASPAMTKSEEMAYLPLKAPTSLPGKYVTLRWHFADDDGSLGNINTGNFSATVKFTEDEFLKARDEAEKPFNEAFLESLPDISAFSPDVATVALYSQTDQAGKTQAVLEEEGRMAPVGVPFPSAREILDRWTMGDPRTMAQPDYFTPPTIERSLGAYPRYFTPELLAWAEEQTKLRELYGIAKSEDGNIFFYENEKLMIPLGQGLPIDQAVHRSTLALDSAVFQDPAFQKFYADLVRLLLIEVAGFPITEAKVNGDDVVIFTDQSHEKLIAAIPRLGEFQAQLKKGEVDFDDYPGLKLLLGDLDEEGQKELAKFVGAVASTVEEAHRHNPGEAGHKNVTVAIGIGALIAASMGGNALLQLYLHRKNQGARGIMGAGLAGVGKDGIERDVWGNVVPQPKDFYIDLNQEAMEGRLPNIVGTGMEKDVDKVLGITSKKMTPNVVIWGRKGSGKTTLAEAVAKEMVARGQYGQQVRLILIAKLFKGAQLRGGFEQNVDKLIDDAVSAAKTSGLRPILVFDEGHMIVGAGKSGDGNIDMNNLLKPYMARGDVSVVMTTTGYKENGRLWGEVAVFSEDEAYQDRCTFYEKSESNAAETREILEARLPELEAAHGITYDRAILDQIYDTTEREQPLRAHPRKDIDALDRAGASLKARRQGLEGRISVAQNDIDAMSPTKKGADDRRTKLEEKITEYERELGDIPSTVGMKEIYDAIQSEGVLQQVRDRMAELTVTRAEIEWLKKPADNRTHWEMSGRYAMAAEMRQMDLKEDYDNRGNVTITVDIGGASVTEAASDHLRYLDMQLARARPALAALRGTVIVPGETPFAQPTQGLKKGRPEFRELIERIVIAEMNAQRSGRGEPLLSEQEIAFTLAKEVDAIDINPGSASPFAMQPGDSEVEYAQKLKDRLSVLTIPPEPPQGPQGGGGGGNGGAGPSSGSGKPRSGGTPRRGKGSSGGGTGEASAVGGTPKVIRTGMEELYLHRVNDTAVYESLKSVDPRLARFYRENISTSLNPVGTFSDLVFRVDDKTLDTARRTISAEGRFISEAGERLVFELIVREAEAKGVAVESNPAKRAEMAVRFEAELREKKGIEKEEKRPEERERDRDLERRLEAIRAGGGK